From a single Paenibacillus sp. FSL R5-0345 genomic region:
- a CDS encoding glycosyltransferase family 39 protein: MVRAIQKKLYLIFAFFIGLFIASSFFIRAKYNYFVYGDTPVLEKQQLGLFILGIVVVLALSVILYKICLKLNPYSWKIVIPATLLCSFAIQIVIIFLFPRLPTDDSQTVLSLALDMLYRNDYSSFDTTGYLHMFPFNFSIVVYLKTLLQLFPDNYLVIKIFNILFTLLTSLMIYLLYKELNEKSKDRDYGILVFAATYIPSLFMSNLIYNDVIATAFLTSALYFAVRFIKRKSIKDILFAAILLAVGNYFRSIGVIVLIAVVVSLLFNMRAIGVKKALGALFITILLFNTPSWTQNAVLQATSVVDEPITTNSAPIYMWLNMGVNLETFGFWDNWQSYTIYQQEANYNKAESTELFKEEISNKLSEASLSDLVKMYYKKIVWTWTEGTYQMERYGLGNDGSSSNGGRMGSIMDRYSYTNAATDLFKADSSYRSGLLWLLYVLNFLMYVCILIRLIGGIRAKRYEESSLILVVLGFIGFYLLWEIKSRYIYPVYPLLIVLSYMGFKDVYDYMLKRYFSR; the protein is encoded by the coding sequence ATGGTAAGGGCAATTCAAAAAAAATTATATCTCATCTTTGCATTCTTCATTGGACTGTTTATCGCTTCCTCCTTTTTTATCCGAGCGAAATATAATTATTTCGTATATGGGGACACGCCAGTTTTGGAAAAGCAACAGCTGGGCCTTTTTATTCTAGGGATTGTGGTGGTGCTGGCGTTAAGCGTTATTTTGTATAAAATATGCCTGAAGCTTAATCCGTACAGTTGGAAAATCGTCATTCCAGCCACATTGCTGTGTTCTTTTGCCATTCAGATCGTGATCATTTTTCTGTTTCCTCGCTTGCCGACGGATGATTCGCAGACGGTGCTTTCACTGGCACTCGATATGCTGTACAGGAATGATTATTCATCTTTTGACACGACGGGTTACTTGCATATGTTCCCGTTTAATTTCTCGATTGTTGTGTATTTAAAAACGTTACTACAGTTATTTCCGGATAATTATTTGGTGATCAAAATATTCAATATTCTATTTACACTCTTAACCTCGTTAATGATTTACCTGCTGTATAAAGAGCTCAATGAGAAGTCAAAGGATCGTGACTATGGCATTCTCGTGTTTGCTGCAACCTATATTCCTTCTTTGTTTATGAGTAATTTAATCTATAACGATGTGATTGCTACAGCCTTTCTAACAAGTGCTTTATATTTCGCTGTGAGATTTATAAAAAGAAAGTCCATAAAGGATATCCTCTTCGCAGCCATCCTTCTGGCAGTCGGCAACTATTTCCGAAGTATCGGTGTTATTGTTCTGATTGCTGTGGTGGTCAGTCTTTTGTTCAACATGCGTGCGATCGGGGTGAAAAAAGCTCTAGGCGCTTTGTTTATCACGATTTTATTGTTCAATACTCCGAGCTGGACGCAAAATGCTGTGCTGCAGGCGACGAGTGTTGTAGATGAACCGATTACTACAAATTCCGCACCTATCTATATGTGGCTAAATATGGGGGTCAATCTGGAGACGTTTGGGTTCTGGGATAACTGGCAGAGCTATACGATCTATCAGCAGGAGGCAAATTATAATAAGGCAGAAAGTACGGAGCTATTTAAAGAGGAAATCAGTAATAAACTCTCCGAGGCGAGCCTAAGCGACTTAGTGAAAATGTATTATAAAAAGATCGTTTGGACCTGGACGGAAGGCACATACCAGATGGAACGATATGGGCTGGGAAATGACGGATCATCCAGTAACGGCGGAAGAATGGGCTCTATCATGGACCGTTATAGCTACACTAACGCTGCAACAGATTTGTTTAAGGCGGACTCAAGTTACAGAAGCGGGCTGCTGTGGTTACTGTATGTTCTAAATTTCCTGATGTATGTTTGTATACTCATTCGTTTAATCGGTGGAATAAGAGCGAAAAGATATGAGGAGTCCTCTTTGATTCTTGTGGTGCTAGGCTTTATCGGATTCTATCTACTATGGGAGATTAAGTCTCGGTATATCTACCCGGTGTATCCGCTGCTGATCGTGTTATCCTATATGGGCTTTAAAGATGTATATGATTATATGTTAAAAAGATATTTTTCACGTTGA
- a CDS encoding aminoglycoside phosphotransferase family protein, with the protein MRTPITNVNWLEHQEIIMHDLLIQEATLTTYPMDDGFEAEVLKISSGQESFVLKTWSKSSKPDVQFQYRLLEVLSERGVAVSKPVGWGINPDGDKVLLTSFDGTPILKVNDKTMKKLASILARIHQIDIAELEHIQLPKYDFVDYFFPEVSEHADLKQALISLVKKTPMKQDHIIHGDFHLGNIVEEQERFTVIDWTNGQLGDPRYDFAWSFILLKIHLSERYARVFRSAYLLENDMEQEELEVFEAWACLRWILLNRRGSTPKGPNVTKRVKSLIGSNQFLKDLEFVGFK; encoded by the coding sequence TTGAGAACCCCAATAACTAACGTAAACTGGTTAGAACACCAAGAAATCATCATGCACGACTTACTCATTCAAGAAGCCACTTTAACCACCTATCCGATGGATGATGGCTTTGAAGCTGAGGTTCTAAAGATCAGTTCAGGCCAGGAAAGCTTTGTTTTGAAAACATGGAGTAAGAGCTCCAAACCAGATGTTCAGTTTCAATATCGATTATTGGAGGTCCTGTCCGAACGAGGAGTAGCCGTCTCTAAGCCAGTGGGCTGGGGGATTAATCCGGATGGGGATAAGGTGTTGTTAACAAGCTTTGACGGAACGCCAATTCTTAAAGTGAATGATAAGACAATGAAGAAGCTCGCGAGCATTTTAGCCAGAATTCATCAAATAGATATTGCTGAGCTTGAACATATACAACTACCTAAGTACGACTTCGTCGATTACTTTTTTCCTGAAGTGAGCGAGCACGCAGATCTTAAACAAGCACTGATTTCTCTGGTAAAGAAAACGCCAATGAAACAGGACCATATCATTCATGGAGATTTTCACTTAGGAAATATAGTTGAGGAACAAGAGCGGTTTACCGTCATTGACTGGACGAACGGCCAGTTGGGAGACCCAAGATATGATTTTGCATGGTCATTTATTCTGCTGAAAATCCACCTATCTGAGCGTTATGCCCGTGTGTTTCGTTCTGCTTATCTATTGGAGAATGACATGGAGCAGGAAGAGCTTGAGGTCTTTGAAGCATGGGCTTGTCTTAGATGGATCTTGCTGAATAGACGAGGTAGTACACCTAAAGGACCTAATGTAACGAAGAGGGTAAAGAGTTTAATAGGAAGTAATCAATTCTTAAAGGATTTGGAATTCGTAGGGTTTAAATGA
- a CDS encoding VOC family protein, with amino-acid sequence MEIGAITFIVKDMEKMVTFYRDVMNMALEWDGGVFTGVQLKSGVFFNLCQRDVLSISGLGYPNGLNGTMEVSFGVPSPEEVDKEFDRLVTAGATPIKEPISQPYGLREAVVADPEGNLLEIVAGIPEN; translated from the coding sequence ATGGAAATCGGTGCGATCACTTTTATTGTAAAAGACATGGAAAAGATGGTTACATTCTATCGGGATGTCATGAACATGGCTTTGGAATGGGATGGCGGCGTATTTACCGGGGTCCAGCTTAAGAGTGGTGTGTTCTTTAATTTATGCCAGCGGGATGTGCTTAGTATCTCAGGGCTAGGTTATCCTAATGGGTTGAATGGGACAATGGAGGTCTCATTTGGCGTTCCCTCGCCTGAGGAGGTCGACAAGGAATTTGATCGTCTGGTGACTGCCGGTGCAACGCCTATAAAAGAACCTATTTCGCAGCCTTACGGGTTGCGTGAAGCTGTTGTGGCTGACCCAGAAGGCAATTTGCTTGAGATCGTAGCGGGCATTCCAGAAAATTAA
- the yaaA gene encoding peroxide stress protein YaaA — translation MRIIISPAKKMKMDTDFMDCRQMPQFISESQTLLALLQKLNYEEAKSLWKCNDAIATLNVERIREMDVTRNLTPAIFSYEGIQYQYMAPGVLQMEELEYLQQHLRILSGFYGIVRPFDGVVPYRLEMQAKLSGPGFKSIYEFWNRKLADQLFSETDIILNLASKEYNKCISPYVGGNVRMISCVFGQEIGGKIVERATLVKMARGEMVRFMAERQITCVEDIKGFDGFDFSYADELSDETTYVFIQKKNEESK, via the coding sequence ATGAGAATCATTATATCGCCTGCCAAGAAGATGAAGATGGATACGGATTTTATGGATTGCCGCCAGATGCCGCAATTCATAAGCGAGTCACAGACTCTTCTGGCCTTATTACAAAAGTTGAATTATGAAGAAGCCAAATCGCTATGGAAATGCAATGATGCCATCGCCACGTTAAATGTAGAGCGGATTCGGGAGATGGATGTAACACGGAATCTTACACCGGCTATCTTTTCTTATGAGGGTATCCAGTATCAGTACATGGCACCTGGGGTACTTCAAATGGAGGAGCTGGAATATCTTCAGCAGCATTTACGGATATTGTCCGGGTTCTATGGAATCGTCCGGCCGTTTGACGGCGTTGTTCCGTACAGGCTGGAGATGCAGGCTAAGCTTAGCGGACCAGGTTTCAAATCTATCTACGAGTTCTGGAACAGGAAGCTGGCAGATCAGCTATTTTCGGAAACTGACATCATTCTGAATCTGGCCTCCAAGGAATACAACAAGTGCATCTCCCCGTATGTTGGCGGAAACGTTCGAATGATTAGTTGTGTATTTGGGCAGGAAATCGGCGGTAAGATCGTTGAGAGAGCGACTCTAGTCAAGATGGCCAGAGGTGAGATGGTACGCTTCATGGCTGAGCGGCAAATCACCTGTGTGGAGGATATCAAAGGCTTCGACGGGTTTGATTTCAGCTAT